In bacterium, a single window of DNA contains:
- a CDS encoding sigma-54-dependent Fis family transcriptional regulator produces the protein MNDQKSRQELEFLLSFSKSLSSTLDQSQLLDIIIESAKTLTAAEASSLLLLEQATQNLHFAHATGEVSEELKKLSIPMGQGIAGWVAREQKPQIVNQTEQDERWYKGIDEKTKFTTKSLLCVPLLSNGQTIGVIEVLNKKDGQQFDQQDQELLLKFADLAAQVLENADKYSRLKDENVQLRDELASRYTITGKSQAVEEVLGLARKVASGNTTVLLQGENGTGKELLARFIHYQSPRAEKAFVAVNSAAIPVELLESELFGHEKGAFTGASCRRKGRFEMAAGGTIFLDEVGDLPQAIQAKILRVLQEREFERLGSSETIKVDVRIIAATNKDLLQLVKAGLFREDLYYRLNVFQIFLPPLRQRTEDIPVLAGHFLERFGRETKKQVRGFTEEAAKAMQSYSWPGNIRELQNAVERAVVLSSGQTITLQNLPRLVDDTSTRDGIPPTMTWDGAQDVFKREYMIKALESNNWNQRKTAKILDIQPSYLSRLLRELNIIRPRNRE, from the coding sequence ATGAACGACCAAAAATCCCGCCAGGAGCTGGAATTTTTGCTGTCCTTCAGCAAATCGCTTTCATCCACCCTGGATCAAAGCCAGCTGTTGGACATCATCATTGAATCGGCCAAGACGCTGACTGCGGCCGAAGCCAGCTCCCTGCTGCTGCTGGAACAGGCCACCCAGAACCTGCATTTTGCCCATGCCACCGGCGAGGTCTCGGAGGAGCTGAAAAAACTATCCATCCCCATGGGACAGGGCATCGCCGGGTGGGTGGCCCGGGAGCAAAAGCCCCAGATAGTGAACCAGACCGAGCAGGATGAACGCTGGTACAAGGGCATCGATGAAAAGACCAAGTTCACCACCAAGTCCCTGTTATGCGTACCGTTGCTTTCCAATGGCCAGACCATCGGCGTTATAGAGGTGCTGAATAAAAAGGACGGCCAGCAGTTTGACCAGCAGGACCAGGAACTGCTTTTGAAGTTCGCGGATCTTGCGGCCCAGGTGCTGGAGAACGCAGACAAATACAGCCGCTTAAAGGATGAGAATGTTCAACTGCGCGATGAGCTGGCCAGCCGCTATACCATCACCGGGAAAAGCCAGGCGGTGGAAGAGGTGCTGGGCCTAGCCCGCAAGGTGGCTTCCGGAAATACCACAGTGTTGTTGCAGGGCGAGAACGGGACCGGCAAGGAACTGCTGGCCCGTTTCATCCATTACCAAAGCCCCCGGGCCGAAAAGGCTTTTGTGGCCGTCAACAGCGCCGCCATCCCGGTGGAACTGCTGGAATCCGAGTTGTTCGGACACGAGAAGGGCGCCTTTACCGGGGCCAGCTGCCGGCGCAAGGGCCGGTTTGAAATGGCGGCCGGCGGCACCATCTTCCTAGATGAAGTGGGGGACCTGCCCCAGGCAATTCAGGCCAAGATCCTGAGGGTTTTGCAGGAGAGGGAATTCGAGCGGCTGGGCAGCAGCGAAACCATCAAAGTGGATGTCAGGATCATCGCCGCCACCAACAAGGACCTGCTGCAACTGGTGAAAGCCGGGTTGTTCCGGGAGGACTTGTATTACCGCTTGAACGTTTTTCAAATATTCCTGCCGCCCCTGCGCCAAAGGACGGAGGACATCCCGGTCCTGGCCGGGCATTTTCTGGAACGTTTTGGCCGGGAGACCAAAAAACAGGTGCGGGGATTTACAGAAGAGGCAGCCAAGGCCATGCAGAGTTATTCCTGGCCGGGAAACATCCGCGAACTGCAGAATGCGGTGGAGAGGGCGGTGGTGCTTAGTTCCGGCCAAACCATAACCCTGCAGAACCTGCCCCGGCTGGTGGACGATACTTCCACCAGGGATGGCATTCCGCCGACCATGACCTGGGACGGCGCCCAGGATGTATTCAAGCGGGAATACATGATAAAAGCGCTGGAGTCGAATAATTGGAATCAAAGAAAAACCGCAAAAATATTGGACATTCAGCCATCGTATCTTTCCCGCCTTTTAAGAGAGCTTAACATTATCCGCCCCCGCAACAGAGAGTGA
- a CDS encoding carboxypeptidase regulatory-like domain-containing protein, translating into MKRKLFLSLCLGLAASAALATQFPLLGGPGLVHLQSAKAGPGFGYRSLAAVSSYSNQTFYGLQGTDDAFTDLWNHNSISYSPMPGMAVIGNGLAHAEQWTVKSPVSSTQTIDRSLGCPGDALVALKYQWSLQNGRWDLGLMPMVTIPMSRTKYQDSPSQSGKLDFGGKILSDFNYTDLTVLVNAGFLTRGDQRPQLPLGLGLEYGFSPNFSGFLEVSAELRMGAQKDSLSTDQILRGRGADRNEARVTPGLRFAPVSYLGLNLACDIGLSRAAAPWQAVIGIDFPAAAGRSLVTPLWGAVAGIIKDNSSGAAIKGIISFPGQDIPAVISDAKGSYRLKLKPGRYKVQVKADGYRTITRELEVKAGQDAGWALDLNKKLGQLTLKVTDASGQKPMMASLSFGTDGQQLFNTDPLSGQYLAKLVPGNYTLTVGAPGYISQNIALTIKDKEDLQQNVSLQPLVQAAVPPKPVTPSVTSAQVKPKPVATKPIVATTAAKPVTPAAPKMSAEEVTALYKKGVQQFMNEEYAPAEQTFKQVLAADPGHAKAKDYLGKTRDRLKKSKG; encoded by the coding sequence ATGAAACGAAAATTATTCCTGTCTTTGTGCCTGGGGCTGGCGGCCTCCGCCGCCCTGGCCACCCAGTTCCCCTTGTTGGGGGGACCGGGACTGGTGCACCTGCAGTCGGCCAAGGCCGGTCCGGGATTCGGATACCGCAGCCTGGCCGCGGTATCCTCGTATTCCAACCAGACCTTCTACGGCCTGCAGGGGACGGATGATGCCTTCACGGACCTGTGGAATCACAATTCCATCAGCTACTCCCCGATGCCAGGGATGGCAGTGATCGGCAACGGACTGGCCCACGCCGAACAATGGACGGTGAAAAGTCCGGTCTCATCCACGCAAACCATCGACAGATCCCTGGGCTGTCCCGGAGATGCCCTGGTGGCCCTGAAATACCAGTGGAGCCTGCAGAACGGCCGGTGGGACCTGGGGCTGATGCCCATGGTCACAATACCGATGAGCCGCACCAAATATCAGGATTCCCCGTCGCAAAGCGGCAAGCTGGATTTCGGGGGAAAGATATTATCGGACTTCAATTATACCGACCTGACGGTTTTAGTGAACGCGGGTTTTTTAACCCGGGGCGACCAGCGCCCCCAGCTGCCATTGGGACTGGGATTGGAGTATGGATTCAGCCCGAACTTCTCGGGATTTTTGGAAGTTTCGGCCGAACTGCGGATGGGCGCCCAAAAAGATTCTTTGAGCACTGACCAGATCCTGCGGGGACGGGGAGCCGACCGGAATGAGGCCAGGGTCACCCCAGGACTGCGCTTTGCCCCGGTCTCTTACCTGGGGCTGAACCTGGCCTGCGACATCGGGCTAAGCCGGGCCGCGGCCCCCTGGCAGGCTGTCATCGGGATAGATTTCCCGGCGGCGGCCGGCAGGTCGCTGGTGACTCCGCTGTGGGGAGCGGTGGCCGGCATCATCAAGGATAACTCTTCCGGAGCCGCCATCAAGGGGATCATCTCCTTCCCCGGCCAGGATATCCCGGCCGTCATCAGCGACGCCAAAGGAAGCTACCGGCTTAAACTCAAACCCGGCCGGTACAAGGTGCAGGTCAAAGCCGACGGATACCGCACCATCACCAGGGAGCTGGAAGTAAAAGCCGGACAGGATGCCGGCTGGGCGCTGGACCTCAATAAAAAACTGGGGCAGCTGACACTGAAAGTCACCGATGCCTCCGGACAAAAACCAATGATGGCCTCCCTGTCCTTTGGGACCGACGGCCAGCAACTCTTCAACACCGATCCTCTCTCGGGCCAGTATCTGGCCAAGCTGGTTCCCGGAAATTATACCTTGACGGTGGGCGCTCCCGGTTACATCTCTCAAAATATTGCCTTGACCATCAAGGACAAGGAGGACCTGCAGCAGAATGTCTCCCTGCAGCCCCTGGTTCAGGCGGCGGTTCCGCCCAAGCCGGTGACACCGTCAGTTACCTCTGCCCAGGTCAAACCCAAGCCTGTCGCGACTAAACCAATAGTGGCAACAACAGCGGCTAAACCAGTCACCCCGGCCGCCCCCAAGATGTCGGCCGAGGAAGTGACTGCACTTTACAAAAAGGGCGTCCAGCAGTTCATGAACGAGGAATATGCCCCAGCCGAACAGACTTTCAAGCAGGTGCTGGCAGCCGACCCCGGACATGCCAAGGCCAAGGATTATCTGGGCAAGACCAGGGACCGTCTGAAAAAATCAAAAGGATAA
- a CDS encoding polysaccharide biosynthesis tyrosine autokinase yields MTSTESSQPGLQDLLRIIMRRRWIVLGAFLTVLLSSIIFSFRQPNIYEASVSLLVQRDNKPILGMMMETEQSRNMINNQVEIIRSRSLAGEAALILKARPDARELGFLADTLLTENIMFSTTVLASRTTDIITVIATSSDPAQAAAIANTVGQAYIARNLSYSRGEFSEVRRFLEVQLPVIEKRLFGGENQLRLFKQTNQVVSLSDESKFLIDKLTGFESQYNLTKVERESAEKRLAYLQDQLDFQKKNMLENVSQVSSPLASGLRQDLLTLQTQMATMTSQGFPADHPKMKELNKKIENTKSRLKEEISKIVAQKNGGIDPIMLSEELVVKILDLQVEIETYKAKELAQQRVVDGYLEKLKAIPPKEVELARLTRQFELDDNIYKMLMEKYEEVRISEAGKLGNVKIIDQAQVPKEPVGPRRKLNILFGGMLGLALGIGLVLLMEYMDTSLKNIHDIEQFLALPVLGLIPAIDQEDVASQAGNGRTTNGATSIAERLISHHLPKSPISEAYRILRTNLQFLNPDAPMKTILVTSSGPSEGKTTTAANLAITMAQVGSRTLIVDADLRRPMVNGVFGIPQEPGLTELLVKGGDLQKAMVSTDIENLFILPAGTIPPNPSELLSSQKMKRLIQEMKNCCDLVILDCPPVITVTDAAVLAAEADCVVLVIHSGKTDREAARRAKGLLTNVKAKIAGTVLNNISSDMLAGYSYYYHYYYEDGQRKKGEKGKRKNKK; encoded by the coding sequence ATGACCTCCACCGAGTCCTCCCAGCCGGGATTACAGGACCTGTTGCGGATAATAATGCGGCGGCGGTGGATAGTGCTGGGGGCATTTCTGACGGTGCTCCTTTCCTCCATCATCTTTTCTTTCCGCCAGCCCAACATCTACGAAGCCAGCGTCAGCCTTTTGGTCCAGCGGGACAACAAGCCCATATTGGGTATGATGATGGAGACCGAACAGAGCCGCAACATGATCAACAACCAGGTGGAGATCATCCGCAGCCGCAGCCTGGCCGGCGAGGCGGCCCTGATATTGAAGGCCCGCCCGGATGCCCGGGAGCTGGGCTTCCTGGCCGACACCCTGCTGACCGAGAACATCATGTTTTCCACCACCGTGCTTGCTTCCCGGACCACCGACATCATAACGGTGATAGCCACCAGCAGCGATCCGGCCCAGGCGGCGGCCATCGCCAATACCGTGGGCCAGGCTTACATCGCCCGGAACTTAAGCTACAGCCGGGGAGAATTTTCGGAGGTGCGGCGCTTTCTGGAGGTCCAGCTGCCGGTGATAGAAAAAAGATTGTTCGGCGGGGAAAACCAGCTGCGCCTTTTCAAGCAGACCAACCAGGTGGTTTCGCTTTCCGACGAATCAAAATTTCTGATCGACAAGCTCACCGGATTTGAATCACAGTACAACCTGACCAAAGTGGAGCGGGAATCGGCGGAAAAAAGGCTGGCCTATCTCCAGGACCAATTGGACTTCCAGAAAAAGAACATGCTGGAGAATGTGTCCCAGGTCTCTTCCCCTCTGGCTTCCGGCCTGCGACAGGACCTTCTGACCCTGCAGACCCAGATGGCCACCATGACCTCCCAGGGATTTCCGGCCGACCATCCCAAGATGAAGGAACTGAACAAAAAAATTGAGAATACCAAATCCCGGCTTAAGGAAGAGATCTCCAAGATCGTGGCCCAGAAGAACGGGGGCATTGACCCGATAATGCTGTCGGAGGAATTGGTGGTAAAGATCCTGGACCTTCAGGTGGAAATTGAGACCTACAAGGCCAAGGAGCTGGCCCAGCAAAGGGTGGTGGACGGTTATCTGGAGAAATTGAAAGCCATCCCGCCCAAGGAGGTGGAGCTGGCCCGGCTGACCCGCCAGTTTGAGCTGGACGACAATATCTACAAGATGCTGATGGAGAAATACGAAGAGGTCCGCATCTCCGAAGCCGGCAAACTGGGCAACGTCAAGATAATCGACCAGGCCCAGGTTCCCAAGGAGCCGGTGGGCCCCCGGCGCAAACTCAACATCCTGTTCGGCGGAATGCTGGGGCTGGCTTTGGGAATAGGACTGGTGTTGCTGATGGAATACATGGATACCTCGCTGAAGAACATTCACGACATCGAACAGTTTTTGGCCCTGCCGGTGCTGGGTCTGATCCCGGCCATAGACCAGGAGGATGTGGCCAGCCAGGCGGGAAACGGCAGGACCACCAATGGTGCCACTTCCATTGCCGAACGGCTGATCAGCCACCACCTGCCCAAATCGCCCATTTCGGAAGCTTATAGGATACTGCGCACCAACCTGCAGTTCCTGAACCCCGACGCCCCGATGAAGACCATCCTGGTGACCTCCTCCGGGCCGTCGGAAGGTAAGACCACCACCGCCGCCAACCTGGCCATCACCATGGCCCAGGTCGGATCCCGCACTTTGATCGTGGACGCCGACCTCCGGCGCCCCATGGTCAACGGAGTTTTCGGCATACCCCAGGAACCGGGGCTGACCGAACTGTTGGTGAAGGGCGGCGACCTGCAGAAGGCCATGGTCTCCACCGACATTGAAAACCTTTTCATTCTGCCGGCCGGCACCATTCCTCCAAACCCTTCCGAGTTGTTGAGCTCGCAGAAGATGAAGCGCCTGATCCAGGAGATGAAGAACTGCTGCGACCTGGTTATCCTTGACTGCCCCCCGGTGATCACCGTCACCGATGCCGCGGTACTGGCAGCCGAAGCCGACTGCGTGGTGCTGGTTATACACTCGGGCAAAACCGACCGCGAGGCCGCCAGGCGGGCCAAGGGTCTTTTGACCAACGTCAAGGCCAAGATCGCCGGCACGGTGCTGAACAACATCAGTTCCGACATGCTGGCCGGTTACAGTTATTACTACCACTATTACTACGAGGACGGCCAGCGAAAAAAGGGGGAAAAGGGGAAACGCAAGAATAAAAAATAG
- a CDS encoding SLBB domain-containing protein, with the protein MRFLNLRFKAASLIACWLFGGASLAFSQAGGYLERAQGQAGTSGDIYEREVLIEVQIWGQVTRPGRYRVPVATDVVGLISYAGGPTEDAALSRVKLVRGVYGPGQTQKVNISKYVGKADKSLVPMMEQGDVVIVPTTLYHKTMRAVSFLSQAAVVVTAYLVVAGVR; encoded by the coding sequence GTGAGATTTTTAAACTTGAGATTTAAGGCGGCATCCCTGATAGCCTGCTGGCTTTTCGGCGGAGCCAGCCTGGCTTTTTCCCAGGCCGGCGGATACTTGGAACGGGCTCAAGGACAGGCCGGAACCTCCGGGGACATCTATGAGCGCGAAGTATTGATCGAGGTCCAGATATGGGGACAGGTCACCCGGCCTGGCCGCTACCGGGTGCCGGTGGCCACCGATGTGGTGGGCCTGATTTCTTATGCCGGCGGCCCCACCGAGGATGCCGCCCTTTCCAGGGTAAAACTGGTACGTGGGGTTTACGGCCCAGGACAGACCCAGAAGGTTAACATTTCCAAATATGTCGGAAAGGCCGACAAGTCGCTGGTGCCTATGATGGAACAGGGCGACGTAGTGATTGTACCCACCACCCTTTATCACAAAACGATGCGGGCGGTATCTTTTTTAAGCCAGGCAGCGGTGGTGGTCACCGCTTATCTGGTCGTAGCCGGAGTGAGGTAA
- the tkt gene encoding transketolase, translated as MSKLTNQQYQKAADTLRMLAVDEVEQANSGHPGLPMGAADFAFVLWHDFLRFNPKDPKWPGRDRFILSAGHGSALLYGLLHLFGYDVSLEELKNFRQLGSLTPGHPEAGHTPGVEVTTGPLGQGFANGVGMALAQKMATARLGLEKQEILDHYIYALVSDGDLMEGISSEAASLAGHLKLGNIIYIYDDNRITIDGRTDVSFSEDVGARFKALGWHIQGIDGHDHQAINKAVKKAQKVSDKPSLILARTHIAQGSPNKHDLSSAHGSPLGRDEVAATRKNLGWPDQTFYIPDEVRSLCQKKISRSKREYNKWQKHLAAWRLQNPEKAGLWDKLEKKEIPADIYGILSSAIKDEPAATRSLSGEMIQKIAGIVPSLIGGSADLAGSTNSDIKGSAHVSAEDFSGRNIHFGIREHAMGAMMNGMSLYGFFIPFGSTFLVFSDYCRPAVRLSALMKLPAIYIFTHDSFYVGEDGPTHQPIEHVSTLRLIPNLQVIRPADALETAAAWTLALQKTDGPTALVLTRQKLPVLERSENFKPGEVLRGAYNVHVYGQGRKITLMASGSETGLTVEAAKLLASQGLEVSVVSVPCLELFLEQSEEYRNTVIPKDSLKIALEAGRGALWRQVIGQDGLFIGIEHFGASAPDKVLALEFGFTPEQVAEKIKKHLA; from the coding sequence ATGAGTAAATTAACAAACCAACAATATCAAAAAGCCGCCGATACTTTGCGCATGCTGGCGGTGGACGAGGTGGAGCAGGCCAATTCCGGCCATCCCGGGCTTCCGATGGGCGCGGCTGATTTTGCCTTTGTGCTGTGGCACGACTTTTTACGGTTCAACCCCAAAGACCCCAAGTGGCCGGGACGGGACCGCTTCATCCTGTCGGCCGGCCACGGCTCGGCCCTGCTGTACGGGCTGCTGCATCTTTTCGGATACGATGTCTCATTGGAGGAACTGAAGAATTTCCGCCAGTTGGGAAGCTTGACCCCGGGCCATCCCGAAGCCGGGCACACCCCGGGAGTGGAGGTTACCACCGGCCCGCTGGGACAGGGATTTGCCAACGGCGTGGGCATGGCTTTGGCCCAGAAGATGGCTACCGCCCGGCTGGGGCTTGAAAAGCAGGAAATACTGGATCATTACATTTATGCCCTGGTCTCGGACGGAGACCTGATGGAAGGCATTTCTTCCGAAGCGGCCTCGCTGGCCGGGCACTTAAAACTTGGGAACATAATCTATATTTACGACGACAATCGCATCACCATTGACGGACGGACGGATGTCAGCTTTTCCGAGGATGTGGGAGCCAGGTTCAAGGCCCTTGGCTGGCACATCCAGGGCATCGACGGCCACGATCACCAGGCCATTAACAAGGCCGTCAAAAAAGCCCAGAAGGTTTCGGATAAACCTTCGCTGATCCTGGCCCGGACACACATCGCCCAGGGCAGCCCCAACAAACACGATCTGTCCTCGGCCCACGGCTCGCCGCTGGGCAGGGACGAGGTGGCCGCCACCCGTAAGAACCTGGGCTGGCCGGATCAGACGTTTTACATACCGGACGAGGTGAGATCGCTGTGCCAAAAGAAGATCTCCCGGAGTAAACGGGAATACAACAAGTGGCAGAAGCATCTTGCCGCATGGAGATTGCAGAACCCTGAAAAGGCCGGCCTTTGGGACAAGCTGGAGAAAAAAGAGATCCCGGCGGACATTTACGGCATTTTGTCATCCGCCATTAAAGACGAACCGGCAGCCACCCGCAGTCTTTCCGGTGAGATGATCCAGAAGATCGCCGGGATCGTTCCCTCGCTGATTGGCGGCTCGGCCGATCTGGCCGGCTCCACCAATTCCGACATCAAGGGCTCGGCCCATGTTTCGGCTGAAGATTTCAGCGGACGCAACATCCATTTCGGGATCCGGGAGCACGCCATGGGAGCTATGATGAACGGAATGTCGCTTTACGGATTTTTCATCCCCTTCGGCTCCACCTTCCTGGTGTTCTCGGATTACTGCCGCCCGGCCGTCCGCCTTTCGGCGCTGATGAAACTGCCGGCAATTTACATTTTCACCCACGACTCTTTTTATGTGGGCGAGGATGGACCCACCCACCAGCCTATCGAACATGTTTCAACTTTAAGGCTGATACCCAACCTGCAGGTGATCCGGCCGGCCGATGCCCTGGAGACCGCCGCCGCCTGGACCCTGGCCCTGCAGAAAACGGATGGCCCGACCGCCCTGGTACTGACCCGGCAGAAGCTGCCGGTGCTGGAGCGTTCTGAAAACTTTAAGCCCGGCGAAGTCCTGCGGGGCGCATATAATGTCCATGTTTACGGCCAGGGCCGCAAAATAACCCTGATGGCCAGCGGATCGGAGACAGGCCTGACGGTGGAAGCCGCCAAACTGCTGGCTTCGCAGGGGCTAGAGGTCTCGGTAGTCTCGGTGCCCTGTCTGGAATTGTTTTTAGAGCAAAGTGAGGAATACCGGAATACTGTAATTCCCAAGGACTCTTTGAAGATAGCTCTGGAGGCCGGGCGCGGAGCCTTGTGGCGGCAGGTGATCGGCCAGGACGGCCTGTTCATCGGTATCGAACATTTTGGCGCCAGCGCCCCGGACAAGGTTCTGGCCCTGGAATTCGGCTTTACGCCGGAGCAGGTGGCGGAGAAGATAAAAAAGCATCTGGCCTGA
- a CDS encoding lipocalin family protein has translation MKNLLLLIFTVVPILSLAQTKPLQTVPKVDLNCYLGTWYEIATIPQRFQKGCTGVTATYSLRPDGKIDVLNQCYKDSLNGKYKQVHGKAWVVDKETNARLKVQFFWPFSGAYWVIELDSVGYQYAVVGHPNRNYLWILCRTPKMDEGLYGDLLRRLQEVHGYDLTNLKKTPQKTD, from the coding sequence ATGAAAAATCTGTTGCTTCTGATTTTCACCGTTGTCCCGATTCTATCTCTGGCCCAGACAAAGCCCCTTCAGACCGTTCCCAAGGTTGACCTGAACTGCTACCTGGGCACCTGGTACGAGATCGCCACCATCCCCCAGCGGTTCCAGAAGGGCTGCACCGGGGTCACCGCCACTTACAGCCTGCGGCCGGACGGAAAGATAGACGTGCTCAACCAATGCTACAAGGATTCTTTGAACGGAAAGTACAAACAGGTCCATGGAAAGGCCTGGGTAGTTGATAAAGAGACCAATGCCAGGCTTAAGGTCCAGTTCTTCTGGCCCTTCTCCGGTGCCTATTGGGTGATAGAGTTGGATTCCGTTGGGTACCAGTATGCCGTGGTAGGACACCCCAACCGCAATTATCTGTGGATCCTCTGCCGAACCCCGAAGATGGATGAGGGGCTGTATGGGGACCTGTTAAGGCGGCTGCAGGAAGTACACGGTTATGACCTAACTAACCTTAAAAAGACTCCGCAAAAAACAGACTGA